Proteins encoded within one genomic window of Companilactobacillus sp.:
- the trxA gene encoding thioredoxin — MVDEVTDTTYADETKDGVVLTDFWATWCGPCRMQSPVIEELSEENDAVKFMKMDVDANPKTPQSYGIMAIPTLVITKDGKVVDKLTGFHSKAQLAKILDGYTD; from the coding sequence AGTTACAGATACAACTTATGCTGATGAAACTAAAGACGGTGTTGTGCTTACTGATTTTTGGGCTACATGGTGTGGTCCTTGTCGTATGCAATCACCTGTTATTGAGGAATTATCAGAGGAAAATGATGCTGTTAAATTTATGAAGATGGATGTCGATGCTAATCCAAAGACACCTCAATCATATGGAATTATGGCAATCCCAACACTCGTTATCACAAAAGATGGCAAGGTTGTCGACAAGCTTACAGGATTCCACAGCAAAGCCCAATTGGCAAAGATCCTTGATGGATATACAGATTAA
- a CDS encoding DeoR/GlpR family DNA-binding transcription regulator, which produces MYQQQRLEQIMDLLQTNEVITTDKLVQEFNVSRDTVRRDFSILSEQGKVQRIHGGIMRLEENEQMYSFNSRLNQFDKAKTHIAEIAEKMLVPGKTYFFDVSTTVLKLSQITDQQLTVYTHSLDNSIMLSDNPKVDLHTLGGHFSSKNRYFYSLQESSLLNDISFDIAFFGAAGLKNGTVSFEDEEDTYVKKQAIKHAKKKVLLAETEKFSKQATYNLADLSEFDLLITDKKPKEENLENIEITY; this is translated from the coding sequence ATGTATCAACAACAACGATTAGAACAAATTATGGATTTACTACAGACCAATGAAGTAATTACCACCGATAAGTTGGTTCAAGAGTTTAACGTATCTCGTGATACAGTACGTAGAGACTTTTCAATTTTATCTGAACAGGGAAAAGTTCAGCGAATTCATGGTGGAATCATGCGGTTAGAAGAGAATGAACAAATGTATTCCTTCAACAGCCGATTGAATCAATTTGACAAGGCAAAAACACATATTGCCGAAATCGCGGAGAAAATGCTAGTACCAGGAAAAACTTATTTTTTTGATGTATCGACCACGGTTTTAAAACTGTCGCAGATTACGGACCAACAACTGACGGTTTATACACACTCATTGGATAATTCGATAATGCTTAGCGATAATCCTAAAGTAGATTTACACACATTGGGTGGTCATTTTTCTAGTAAAAATCGTTATTTCTACTCACTTCAAGAATCATCGTTATTAAATGATATTAGTTTTGATATAGCATTTTTTGGTGCCGCTGGATTAAAAAATGGAACTGTTAGTTTCGAAGATGAAGAAGACACTTATGTAAAAAAACAAGCTATCAAGCATGCCAAGAAAAAGGTTTTGTTAGCTGAAACCGAAAAATTTTCAAAGCAAGCAACTTATAATTTGGCAGATCTATCAGAGTTTGATTTGTTGATTACTGATAAAAAGCCCAAAGAAGAAAATTTAGAAAACATCGAAATTACATACTGA
- a CDS encoding Cof-type HAD-IIB family hydrolase has product MDIKLVLSDIDGTILDDNNFVDSNLQTELRVLKQKNIPFVLSSARSPEGMLPIAKKLDIVDNPIASYNGAYIIKDIDLEYPTIISSHALPQNEIQNIFEIINQDFPTVSINLYSKSQWYVNQTDHWTDEEADITNIEPMVTDLNRFILDKPVHKLLLIDEPDVISDLMKQLQNAKFLRSTFILSKPNYLEITDKGASKSEALKELAEYYHLPIEDTMALGDNFNDVPMFETAGLGVAMENAPDEVKGMADEVTSSNNDNGVSEALKKYL; this is encoded by the coding sequence ATGGACATCAAATTAGTGTTAAGCGATATTGACGGAACGATTTTGGATGACAATAATTTTGTTGATAGCAATCTGCAAACCGAACTAAGAGTCTTGAAACAAAAGAATATCCCATTTGTTTTAAGTTCTGCACGTTCACCAGAGGGAATGCTGCCAATTGCGAAAAAACTGGATATCGTGGATAATCCGATTGCTAGCTACAATGGAGCGTACATAATTAAAGACATTGATCTGGAATACCCCACGATTATTAGTAGCCACGCCTTGCCGCAAAATGAGATTCAAAATATTTTTGAAATCATCAATCAGGATTTCCCAACAGTTTCAATTAACTTGTATTCTAAATCCCAGTGGTACGTTAATCAGACAGATCATTGGACGGATGAGGAAGCTGATATTACCAATATTGAGCCAATGGTTACTGATTTGAATAGGTTCATTTTAGATAAGCCAGTTCACAAATTGTTGTTGATTGATGAACCAGATGTTATTAGTGATTTGATGAAGCAACTTCAAAATGCAAAATTTTTGCGTAGCACGTTTATATTATCCAAACCTAACTATCTTGAAATCACTGATAAGGGTGCTTCTAAAAGCGAAGCATTGAAAGAACTAGCGGAGTATTATCATTTGCCGATCGAGGATACAATGGCTTTAGGGGACAATTTTAACGATGTGCCCATGTTTGAAACAGCTGGATTAGGTGTAGCTATGGAAAATGCTCCAGACGAAGTGAAGGGCATGGCTGATGAAGTAACATCCAGCAATAATGACAATGGAGTATCAGAAGCTTTGAAAAAATATCTTTAG
- a CDS encoding DUF2507 domain-containing protein, with product MAKQNKNNDNENLDESVETEETSATQNDLMEKYFAVSVLRDFVLPDLLDKDTPELLYWAGKDLSRRLAIQDMNDLPNVFKNAGFGELEIASQTKASYKYVLSGPEVIQRFNLNNDDPEFSLESGFISETVQNTLGAACMGSFTLDLKNKFVNILIQIERN from the coding sequence ATGGCCAAACAAAACAAGAACAATGATAACGAAAATCTTGACGAGAGTGTCGAAACTGAAGAAACCAGTGCGACTCAAAACGACTTAATGGAAAAATACTTTGCCGTATCGGTACTACGAGATTTCGTATTGCCTGATTTGTTAGATAAGGATACTCCTGAACTTCTTTACTGGGCAGGAAAAGATTTGAGCCGTCGCTTGGCAATTCAAGACATGAATGATTTACCAAATGTCTTCAAAAATGCCGGATTTGGCGAACTTGAAATTGCTAGTCAAACTAAAGCAAGCTACAAATACGTTTTATCTGGACCAGAAGTAATCCAACGTTTTAATTTAAATAATGACGATCCCGAATTTTCATTGGAATCAGGATTCATTAGCGAAACTGTCCAAAATACCCTAGGTGCTGCATGTATGGGTAGTTTTACGCTTGATTTGAAGAATAAATTCGTCAATATTTTGATTCAAATTGAACGAAACTAG